One window of the Sphaerochaeta associata genome contains the following:
- a CDS encoding DUF2804 domain-containing protein gives MQTEIRQVQALLDKKGHIIQEGWARHPYWKYDRSMVKGGALAIKEWDYYAVINQQQGYAVTATISDLGYAALFALSYIDFNAAKVSQTDALAFFPRGSIGLAPSSTEDSQVSWANKNLRLAFIKRGRERHIMAACPTLELPDGSVGLDYDITLTEAEGAQSLNIATSWKENRKAFYLNEKINCLKATGTIRRGMETEQLLLGEAWGVLDWGRGRWTYQNTWYWASASGLLENIPFGLNLGYGFSDRSPASENAVIYNNCIHKLGEVVFSFDQDNFLNPWTVRDAEGRLNLVFDPLVDRSSKTNFLVIKSDQHQVFGYFSGTCILDDGTLLQLDRLSGFAEQVYNRW, from the coding sequence ATGCAGACAGAAATCAGGCAGGTACAAGCTCTACTCGACAAGAAGGGTCATATTATCCAGGAAGGCTGGGCCCGCCATCCTTATTGGAAGTACGATCGAAGCATGGTCAAAGGCGGCGCCCTTGCAATCAAGGAGTGGGACTACTATGCAGTAATCAACCAACAACAAGGATATGCGGTGACGGCCACCATCAGCGACTTGGGGTATGCAGCACTGTTTGCTCTCAGCTATATCGACTTCAATGCCGCCAAGGTCAGCCAAACGGATGCCCTGGCGTTCTTTCCCAGGGGTTCGATAGGGCTCGCACCATCCTCCACCGAGGACAGCCAGGTCTCGTGGGCCAACAAAAACCTTCGTTTGGCCTTCATCAAGCGTGGACGGGAACGCCACATCATGGCAGCCTGCCCAACGCTGGAGCTTCCTGACGGGTCGGTGGGATTGGATTACGACATCACCCTCACAGAAGCTGAGGGTGCACAGAGCCTCAATATTGCAACCAGCTGGAAGGAAAATCGCAAGGCCTTTTATCTCAATGAGAAAATCAACTGTCTCAAGGCAACCGGCACCATACGCAGGGGCATGGAAACCGAGCAGCTCCTGCTTGGGGAGGCCTGGGGGGTTCTCGATTGGGGAAGAGGCAGGTGGACCTACCAGAACACATGGTATTGGGCAAGTGCCTCCGGCTTGCTTGAGAACATTCCGTTCGGCCTGAATCTCGGCTACGGCTTCTCCGACCGCTCCCCAGCCAGTGAGAATGCCGTCATCTATAACAATTGCATACACAAGCTGGGTGAGGTTGTCTTCAGCTTCGATCAGGATAATTTTCTTAATCCTTGGACGGTCAGGGATGCAGAAGGAAGGCTCAATCTTGTATTCGATCCCCTTGTCGACCGCTCTTCCAAAACGAATTTCCTGGTGATCAAGAGCGATCAACACCAAGTGTTCGGGTATTTCAGCGGAACCTGCATCTTGGACGATGGCACACTCTTGCAACTCGACAGGCTATCGGGTTTTGCAGAACA
- a CDS encoding metallophosphoesterase → MKPPSSWILKTVLISLAVLILGTGIATYLVIDGLTNTRIYQDFDQYTELFAVPQHPFDLEQALQEQKAFAIPYEDDSFTILWGTDFHLRRGPFSNRKKIYALLEKAFTETDPDLTVISGDLLFSFDSLKMLTEFADFMQYHGRSWAFGFGNHDGQYTHDKPTLANLLDSYPTALFSRGEDWVAGHSNYPIVLTKDGQPLQAVILLDSHDSRIYEGGIIAPDYIYPTQIAWYRWVEDGLGEVPLYTFIHIPFPEFKLVWESGTAQGVMLDKKVNVPLENSGLFAAMQEKMNTVAVFSGHDHLNDFSGTWEGIDLHYGRSASYGSYGSRYHSKGMKTITLFSDGRPYEVATYTVDDWIL, encoded by the coding sequence ATGAAGCCACCTTCCTCTTGGATTCTCAAGACTGTTCTCATTTCCTTGGCCGTCCTGATCCTCGGGACAGGCATTGCTACGTACCTGGTCATCGATGGGTTGACCAACACCAGAATCTATCAGGATTTTGACCAGTATACCGAGCTCTTTGCCGTACCACAGCACCCGTTCGATCTTGAGCAGGCTCTCCAGGAGCAGAAGGCCTTCGCCATCCCTTATGAGGACGACTCCTTCACCATTCTCTGGGGAACGGACTTTCATTTGCGGAGGGGGCCGTTTTCCAACCGCAAGAAAATCTACGCCCTGCTTGAAAAAGCCTTTACAGAGACCGATCCCGACTTGACGGTGATCAGCGGGGATTTGTTGTTCAGCTTCGACAGCCTGAAAATGCTCACCGAGTTCGCCGATTTCATGCAATACCATGGCCGTTCATGGGCCTTCGGTTTCGGCAATCATGACGGGCAGTACACCCATGACAAGCCGACTTTGGCCAATCTCCTGGACAGCTACCCTACCGCGCTCTTTTCCCGCGGTGAGGATTGGGTTGCAGGTCACAGTAATTATCCGATAGTCCTCACCAAGGATGGACAGCCTTTGCAGGCGGTCATCCTGCTCGATTCCCATGACAGCAGAATCTATGAAGGTGGCATCATTGCTCCCGATTACATCTACCCTACCCAAATAGCTTGGTATCGGTGGGTGGAAGACGGGCTGGGGGAGGTTCCTCTGTATACCTTCATCCATATTCCTTTCCCCGAATTCAAACTAGTATGGGAAAGTGGAACAGCTCAAGGTGTAATGCTGGACAAGAAAGTCAACGTACCGCTTGAGAACTCAGGGCTTTTTGCCGCTATGCAAGAGAAAATGAACACGGTGGCGGTCTTCAGTGGTCACGACCACCTCAACGATTTCTCCGGTACGTGGGAAGGCATCGACCTACACTACGGGAGAAGCGCAAGCTACGGATCCTACGGCTCGAGATACCACAGCAAAGGGATGAAAACCATTACCTTGTTCAGCGATGGCCGGCCGTATGAGGTCGCCACCTATACGGTTGATGACTGGATTTTATAG
- a CDS encoding SurA N-terminal domain-containing protein gives MSVNDDTNGKKPEGEAKELTIGKVKKDAAVKEAALKPKRKITVGWVLGMFILILIAISFVLAPAIEAFVGKSTSNGIVFGKYGKQEIKYAYGNYFYDQVQNYADQYKSSGADQTQALYQIWKSAYDSTVIFTAINELASKAGIIAANDVVNRAIINSGAYNKDGKFDVATYQNASAESKANVEKSVRRSLPYQIVVDDIGTVLSSSAEAEYIATMAGSGRTFRYLAVDQNQYPNELASQYALQNKQLFYTMDLSIISTETAEQAKTIYDSITSGQTTFEAAAVANSLDSFAAEEGKVGQIYYYGITSNFKNAEDALALLSAKDGDVLGPFEANGSFSLYKVNSAAVESDYTSEGTLASVKAYLAVNDSALIDTYLSDLAKSWVETAKAEGLDEVALQNGLEVVEVGATPYNVGKSSYMSDFTYTDPSGLLGSAATGDVAKQLYTTEPNTLLDPIKVGSSYLLLEVGEDTQDEGMTSYLSMFYDYYSGSQNQQDFSQALYTSDAFEDNFLTTFLTVILGQNS, from the coding sequence ATGTCTGTAAACGACGACACAAATGGGAAGAAGCCCGAAGGTGAGGCCAAAGAGCTCACAATCGGTAAAGTAAAAAAGGACGCAGCGGTAAAAGAGGCTGCTCTCAAACCGAAACGTAAGATTACCGTCGGCTGGGTTTTGGGAATGTTCATCCTGATTCTCATTGCCATCTCCTTTGTGTTGGCTCCGGCAATTGAAGCCTTTGTAGGCAAGAGCACAAGCAACGGCATTGTCTTCGGCAAATACGGCAAGCAGGAGATCAAGTACGCCTACGGCAACTATTTCTATGACCAGGTCCAGAACTATGCCGACCAGTACAAGTCCAGCGGAGCCGACCAGACCCAGGCCCTCTACCAGATTTGGAAGAGTGCATATGACAGCACCGTCATCTTCACGGCAATCAACGAACTGGCATCAAAGGCCGGCATCATTGCAGCCAATGATGTTGTCAATCGTGCAATCATCAACAGCGGCGCCTACAACAAGGACGGCAAGTTCGATGTTGCTACCTATCAGAATGCGAGCGCCGAGAGCAAGGCAAACGTAGAGAAGTCGGTTCGTCGCTCCCTGCCCTATCAGATCGTGGTTGACGATATAGGAACCGTGCTCTCCTCCAGTGCCGAGGCTGAATATATTGCAACGATGGCCGGTAGTGGAAGAACCTTCCGCTACCTTGCAGTCGACCAGAACCAGTATCCTAACGAGCTGGCTTCCCAGTATGCCCTGCAGAACAAGCAGCTCTTCTATACGATGGACCTGAGCATCATCTCCACTGAAACCGCCGAGCAGGCCAAGACAATCTACGATTCCATTACCAGCGGACAGACCACGTTCGAGGCGGCAGCAGTTGCAAACAGCCTCGACAGTTTTGCTGCAGAGGAAGGCAAGGTCGGCCAAATCTATTACTACGGCATAACTTCCAACTTCAAGAATGCCGAAGACGCTCTTGCCCTACTCAGTGCAAAGGACGGCGATGTGCTCGGCCCCTTCGAAGCAAACGGTTCTTTCTCCCTCTATAAGGTCAACAGTGCCGCCGTGGAGAGTGATTACACCAGTGAGGGAACCCTCGCATCAGTGAAAGCATACCTCGCGGTCAATGACTCTGCCTTGATCGACACCTATCTCTCCGACCTTGCAAAGAGTTGGGTTGAAACCGCAAAGGCCGAAGGGCTTGATGAAGTGGCTCTCCAGAATGGTCTTGAAGTCGTCGAAGTAGGTGCTACACCCTACAACGTCGGAAAGAGCAGCTATATGAGCGATTTCACCTATACCGATCCTTCAGGCCTGCTTGGCAGTGCAGCCACCGGCGATGTAGCCAAGCAGCTGTACACCACCGAACCCAACACCCTGCTCGATCCCATCAAGGTCGGCTCTTCCTACCTGCTGCTTGAAGTGGGAGAGGATACCCAGGATGAGGGAATGACCAGTTACCTCTCAATGTTCTACGACTACTACAGTGGAAGCCAGAACCAACAGGATTTCTCCCAGGCCTTGTATACCTCCGATGCCTTCGAGGACAACTTCCTGACCACCTTCCTGACTGTCATTCTCGGTCAGAACTCATAA
- a CDS encoding Cof-type HAD-IIB family hydrolase, which yields MYTTLALDLDGTLTTSTKEITLRSKEAVQRAYDKGVHIVLASGRPVLGIVPVAERLGLLGEDATILAYNGGQLVSTRDLKVMWERSVDLRTIHTCFAYARQHKLAALSYDSKGVITEMPDDRYVGLEAYNNTIPIRRVDDLVAEVRHPMPKVMIVGEPKRLLEARAALLPLVGEHADLGFSDPFFMEITAKGVQKASSLTTLLALLGHTAQDLMVIGDGLNDVPMFGIAGLAVAMDNASDEVKAHAHTTTASNNEDGVARAIERHILSK from the coding sequence ATGTACACCACCTTGGCCTTGGATTTGGACGGAACTCTCACTACCAGCACCAAAGAAATCACCCTGCGCTCAAAAGAGGCGGTCCAACGCGCCTACGACAAGGGGGTACACATCGTCCTGGCAAGCGGAAGGCCCGTTTTGGGCATTGTCCCGGTTGCTGAGAGGCTTGGTCTGCTGGGAGAGGATGCCACCATCCTTGCCTACAACGGGGGGCAGCTGGTCAGTACCCGTGATCTTAAAGTCATGTGGGAGAGAAGTGTGGACCTGCGCACAATCCACACCTGTTTTGCCTATGCAAGGCAGCACAAGCTCGCCGCCCTCAGTTACGACAGCAAGGGTGTAATCACCGAAATGCCAGATGACCGGTATGTAGGGCTGGAGGCATACAACAACACCATTCCCATCCGCAGGGTTGATGATCTTGTTGCAGAGGTTCGTCATCCCATGCCCAAGGTGATGATCGTAGGTGAACCGAAGCGGCTTCTTGAAGCCAGGGCGGCGTTGCTCCCGTTGGTAGGCGAACATGCCGACCTGGGATTCAGCGACCCGTTCTTCATGGAAATCACGGCAAAAGGAGTACAGAAAGCATCAAGTCTGACTACGTTGCTTGCGCTGCTGGGCCATACTGCACAAGACCTCATGGTCATCGGCGACGGCCTCAACGATGTGCCGATGTTCGGCATCGCAGGCCTTGCCGTCGCCATGGACAATGCAAGTGACGAAGTGAAGGCGCATGCCCATACCACAACGGCTTCCAACAACGAAGACGGGGTTGCACGGGCCATAGAACGCCATATTCTTTCCAAATAG
- a CDS encoding BMP family lipoprotein, which yields MKKLTILVLVLAMATMLFAQGGKEAAASDGRPTIRLLTDATGIDDKSFNAAAWRGIVEYYGDTVEKPANRGKLYDVVTAQTQDMYIPNLRQASDEGYDLIMVTGFTWADALSEVAPQYPDQKYTIVDVDWVGQPNVMEFIYSEEQGSFLVGLAAALQAKEDGIQNPRFGFIGGVPGATITKFEMGYVQGIRSVFPNAQIYDYYANDWGKPELAKAQAKNWYDMGVYCIFSAAGGTGNGTIAQAKEYRNQGKNVWAIGVDSDQYADGIYTGTKSAVLTSMLKRVENSSLMVLKAVADGSFSGGVVQMGMADDGVGYSTANPELSANVVKLVDAAKADINSGKIKIFKTYREALAAGAAPAGLAALDD from the coding sequence ATGAAAAAACTGACTATTCTGGTACTTGTATTGGCGATGGCAACCATGCTCTTCGCCCAAGGCGGCAAGGAAGCGGCGGCATCCGACGGCAGACCGACCATCCGCCTGCTCACCGACGCAACCGGTATCGACGACAAGTCCTTCAACGCAGCAGCGTGGAGAGGCATCGTCGAGTACTATGGTGATACGGTTGAAAAACCTGCCAACCGCGGCAAGCTCTACGATGTAGTGACTGCACAGACCCAGGACATGTACATCCCCAATCTCAGACAAGCTTCCGATGAAGGCTATGACCTGATCATGGTCACCGGATTCACCTGGGCCGATGCGCTGAGCGAAGTCGCCCCCCAGTATCCTGATCAGAAGTACACCATCGTCGACGTAGACTGGGTTGGACAGCCCAACGTCATGGAATTCATCTATTCAGAGGAGCAGGGCTCGTTCCTCGTCGGACTGGCCGCTGCACTGCAGGCCAAGGAAGACGGCATCCAGAATCCAAGATTCGGATTCATCGGCGGTGTTCCCGGAGCAACCATCACCAAGTTTGAGATGGGCTATGTACAGGGTATTCGTTCGGTGTTCCCCAATGCTCAGATTTATGACTACTACGCCAACGACTGGGGCAAGCCCGAGCTTGCAAAGGCACAGGCGAAGAACTGGTACGACATGGGCGTCTACTGCATTTTCAGCGCAGCTGGTGGAACCGGAAACGGAACCATCGCACAGGCCAAGGAGTATCGCAATCAGGGCAAGAACGTCTGGGCGATCGGTGTTGACAGCGACCAGTACGCCGATGGAATCTACACCGGAACCAAGAGTGCCGTTCTGACGTCGATGCTCAAGAGAGTGGAGAACTCTTCCCTGATGGTCCTCAAGGCCGTTGCAGATGGATCTTTCTCCGGTGGTGTGGTTCAGATGGGCATGGCCGACGATGGCGTTGGATATTCAACCGCCAACCCCGAACTCAGCGCAAACGTGGTCAAACTGGTCGATGCAGCCAAGGCTGACATCAACAGCGGAAAGATCAAGATTTTCAAGACCTATCGCGAGGCCCTTGCAGCAGGGGCTGCGCCCGCAGGCCTTGCAGCGCTTGATGACTGA
- a CDS encoding ABC transporter ATP-binding protein, producing MSEYAIEMNNITKTFPGVVANDKVILQVKHQEIHALLGENGAGKSTLMSILFGSYSADSGSILLDGKPVEIKNPNVATSLGIGMVHQHFKLVQNYTVTENIVLGVEPTKGRLLDMKRARERVEALSSQYALKVDPDSLVEDITVGQQQRVEILKTLYRNANIIIFDEPTAVLTPQEIDELMEILKKLRSEGKTIVLITHKLKEIKEVCDRCTVLRRGRCIGTVDVQDVSEQDLAEMMVGRAVKFEIDKPEQQAGRVMLSLQHLQVADISGALRVKDLSLDVHEGEIVGIAGVDGNGQSELLGAITGLLPLSGGSILLDGTSIGNLSIRQRIEKGLGYIPEDRKKYGVVGEFSIAENTALKNYYRDTYRKRFGILDFEAMNQEAENLIAQFDIRSAEGAKTNAGSLSGGNQQKVIVAREISLSPKVLVVAQPTRGLDVGAIEYIRKRIIAERAKGRAILLVSFELDEIMNLCDRIATISKGSIVAVNKQHEVTEYEIGLMMAGSKKEAAR from the coding sequence GTGAGCGAATACGCGATTGAGATGAATAACATCACCAAAACGTTTCCCGGTGTTGTGGCGAACGACAAGGTGATATTGCAGGTAAAACATCAGGAAATCCATGCACTTCTGGGTGAGAACGGGGCTGGAAAATCTACATTGATGTCCATTCTGTTCGGGTCGTACAGTGCCGACAGCGGCAGCATCCTGCTCGATGGCAAGCCTGTCGAGATCAAGAACCCCAATGTAGCTACGAGTCTGGGGATAGGGATGGTGCATCAGCACTTCAAGCTGGTGCAGAACTACACCGTCACCGAGAATATCGTCTTGGGGGTGGAACCTACGAAAGGCCGTCTGCTCGATATGAAACGCGCCCGGGAGCGGGTTGAAGCGCTGAGCAGCCAGTACGCACTCAAGGTCGACCCCGATTCCTTGGTCGAGGATATAACAGTCGGCCAGCAGCAGCGTGTCGAGATTCTGAAAACGCTGTATCGCAACGCAAATATCATTATTTTCGATGAACCGACGGCTGTCTTGACTCCTCAGGAGATTGATGAGTTGATGGAAATTCTCAAAAAGCTCCGCTCTGAGGGAAAGACCATTGTACTGATCACCCATAAGCTCAAGGAAATCAAGGAAGTCTGTGACCGTTGTACGGTCCTTCGACGCGGGCGATGCATTGGAACGGTCGATGTGCAGGATGTCAGCGAGCAGGACCTTGCCGAAATGATGGTGGGCCGGGCGGTGAAGTTCGAGATCGATAAACCCGAGCAACAGGCGGGCAGGGTGATGTTGAGCCTGCAGCATCTGCAGGTCGCAGACATAAGCGGCGCCCTTCGTGTCAAGGATTTGAGCCTCGATGTGCATGAGGGCGAAATCGTCGGCATTGCGGGTGTCGACGGCAACGGTCAGAGCGAGCTACTCGGCGCCATCACCGGTTTGTTGCCGCTTTCAGGTGGCTCCATCCTGCTTGACGGCACATCGATCGGAAATCTCTCCATCCGACAGAGGATCGAGAAGGGACTTGGCTACATCCCCGAGGATCGAAAGAAGTACGGGGTGGTGGGAGAGTTCTCCATTGCAGAGAATACCGCCCTTAAGAACTACTACCGCGACACATACCGTAAGCGCTTCGGCATCTTGGACTTTGAGGCGATGAACCAGGAGGCTGAGAATCTCATCGCGCAGTTCGATATCCGCAGTGCCGAGGGGGCGAAGACCAATGCAGGCAGCCTTTCAGGGGGAAACCAACAGAAGGTCATTGTCGCCAGGGAGATCTCCCTCTCCCCGAAGGTCCTGGTGGTGGCCCAACCCACCCGGGGCTTGGATGTTGGAGCGATCGAGTACATCCGAAAACGGATCATTGCAGAGCGGGCGAAGGGCAGGGCCATCCTGTTGGTCTCCTTCGAGCTGGATGAGATCATGAATCTCTGCGACCGCATTGCAACCATCAGCAAGGGGAGTATTGTGGCGGTGAACAAGCAGCATGAGGTTACTGAATACGAAATTGGATTAATGATGGCAGGATCGAAGAAGGAGGCGGCGCGATGA
- a CDS encoding ABC transporter permease, which produces MKLSRQKFIQSDGAVSVMVVVLGFLVGTVLVALVGKNPLNMYKALFQALSGYNIDNGRMNVRYIAETLNYSVPFILCGLSMGFAKRVGLFNIGGEGQYIMGMTIAQAIALLGPRIPVMHWMFAMVGAVLIGSLWGGVVGILKAKYEVSEVVSTIMLNYVALYLSRIICLQLPGATTYKTANFPETALIGNAFFQKITNNSLLNNGIFMMVGAVLVYWFIMEKTSLGYGMRATGFNKDAARASGIPVVKSISISMAISGAFAGLAGGIVALGSFKYGRVLSGMDNYGFDGIAVALVGNCTALGTTLAGLLFGLLKNAQALMQGKQIPKEITFIIQGLIVIFIALRSALKLYQEYLDKKQLQKEVGV; this is translated from the coding sequence ATGAAACTCTCACGTCAAAAATTCATCCAATCGGATGGGGCCGTTTCCGTCATGGTTGTCGTATTGGGTTTCTTGGTAGGGACGGTTTTGGTCGCCTTGGTAGGGAAGAACCCCTTGAACATGTACAAGGCGCTTTTTCAGGCTCTCAGTGGTTACAATATTGACAACGGCCGGATGAACGTCCGATACATCGCCGAGACACTCAACTACTCGGTTCCTTTCATCCTCTGCGGTCTTTCAATGGGGTTTGCCAAACGTGTCGGTCTGTTCAACATCGGAGGCGAGGGCCAGTACATCATGGGCATGACCATAGCGCAGGCAATCGCACTGCTTGGCCCCCGAATTCCAGTGATGCATTGGATGTTCGCGATGGTAGGTGCTGTACTCATCGGATCGTTGTGGGGCGGGGTGGTGGGAATCCTGAAGGCGAAGTATGAGGTGAGCGAGGTCGTCTCCACCATCATGCTCAACTATGTTGCGCTGTACCTGAGCCGCATCATCTGCCTGCAACTGCCGGGTGCCACCACCTATAAGACGGCGAACTTTCCCGAAACCGCCTTGATCGGGAATGCCTTCTTTCAGAAGATCACCAACAACTCACTGCTGAACAACGGAATATTCATGATGGTTGGAGCTGTATTGGTCTACTGGTTCATCATGGAGAAGACCAGCCTCGGATACGGCATGCGGGCCACTGGTTTCAACAAGGATGCAGCCAGGGCAAGCGGTATTCCGGTAGTAAAATCCATTTCCATCTCCATGGCCATCAGCGGGGCGTTTGCAGGACTTGCAGGGGGCATCGTAGCGCTGGGTTCCTTCAAGTATGGGCGTGTACTCTCGGGTATGGACAACTACGGCTTCGACGGTATTGCAGTTGCGTTGGTAGGCAACTGTACAGCCTTGGGTACCACCTTGGCCGGCTTGCTCTTCGGACTCCTGAAGAACGCCCAAGCCCTGATGCAGGGTAAGCAGATTCCCAAGGAAATCACTTTCATCATCCAAGGTCTCATTGTAATTTTCATCGCCCTGCGCTCTGCCCTCAAGCTCTACCAGGAGTACTTGGACAAGAAGCAGCTGCAGAAGGAGGTAGGAGTCTAA
- a CDS encoding ABC transporter permease gives MSMIWGMLPSVLMIVAPILITAIGGMICEKAGVVNIALEGLMAIGACTAAAAHVLMEGSGMPHSLSLFLALTMGLVVGGLFSLVHALAAINLNADQTISGTGINLLANGVTIFASQILFSADRTREFRMGMQTDALGIYPTAYIAIAVVVLSWFLLYKIPFGVHLRACGEHPGAAESVGINVKKMRYFAVVASGVLAGLAGGCVVLTQTIQYTSNTINGRGFIALAAVSFGRWRPLGVTGAALLFGTAQAFAIIANNIPALRVLPTEVFNILPYVVTLAALVLFSGKNYAPSAAGKAYEKGAS, from the coding sequence ATGAGTATGATATGGGGAATGCTTCCTTCTGTTCTGATGATTGTAGCCCCGATTCTCATCACCGCCATCGGCGGTATGATTTGTGAGAAGGCGGGTGTCGTAAATATCGCCCTTGAAGGCCTGATGGCCATCGGAGCCTGTACTGCAGCCGCAGCCCACGTGTTGATGGAGGGTTCTGGCATGCCTCACTCACTCTCGCTCTTCCTGGCGCTGACGATGGGTCTTGTCGTCGGAGGCCTGTTCTCCTTGGTGCACGCCCTGGCGGCCATCAACTTGAATGCCGACCAGACCATCAGCGGTACGGGCATCAACCTGCTGGCAAACGGCGTCACCATATTCGCCAGCCAGATTCTCTTCAGCGCCGATCGCACCCGTGAGTTCCGCATGGGTATGCAGACCGACGCTCTGGGCATCTATCCTACGGCTTATATCGCAATTGCGGTTGTGGTACTGTCATGGTTCCTGCTCTACAAGATTCCGTTCGGAGTGCATCTCAGAGCCTGCGGCGAACATCCGGGAGCGGCTGAGAGTGTGGGTATCAATGTCAAGAAAATGCGTTATTTCGCTGTGGTTGCCAGCGGGGTGCTGGCCGGTCTTGCCGGAGGGTGCGTGGTGCTCACCCAGACCATCCAGTATACGTCAAATACCATCAACGGCCGCGGCTTCATCGCCCTTGCAGCGGTTTCCTTCGGGAGGTGGAGACCCCTTGGGGTGACAGGAGCTGCCTTGCTCTTCGGTACCGCCCAGGCGTTCGCCATAATCGCCAACAATATTCCGGCGCTCAGGGTGCTGCCCACCGAGGTGTTCAATATTTTGCCCTATGTAGTAACGCTCGCCGCCCTGGTGCTCTTCAGCGGCAAGAACTATGCACCCAGCGCAGCCGGCAAAGCGTATGAGAAGGGGGCCAGCTGA
- the deoD gene encoding purine-nucleoside phosphorylase: protein MTPHNRADKADIASVVLAPGDPLRAKLVAEHFLRDASLVTDVRNVLGYTGFFQGRKVSVMATGMGGPSIGIYSYELFTTYDVKTIIRIGTCGGLQKQIGVGDLVYAMTASTDSAWAHQYNLKGTLSPCCDSSLLVKAVDQAQMMGYPCHAGMVFSSDLFSSYNALGEDSWKAWARMGALAQDMETYALYATAAWTQRRALSILTMTDSCVTGEGFGPDMRSKGLYPMIEVALHVALEV, encoded by the coding sequence ATGACACCCCACAATCGTGCAGACAAAGCTGATATTGCTTCTGTTGTTCTGGCCCCCGGCGATCCGCTTCGGGCCAAGCTGGTTGCCGAACACTTTTTACGTGATGCAAGCCTTGTAACCGATGTTCGCAACGTATTGGGCTATACCGGCTTTTTTCAGGGGCGGAAGGTCTCAGTGATGGCAACCGGCATGGGCGGGCCCTCGATCGGGATTTACAGCTATGAGCTTTTTACCACCTATGATGTGAAGACAATCATCCGCATCGGTACCTGCGGAGGTCTGCAGAAGCAGATCGGCGTAGGGGATTTGGTCTATGCTATGACTGCCAGTACCGACTCTGCCTGGGCCCACCAATACAACCTCAAAGGGACACTCAGCCCCTGCTGCGATAGTTCCTTGCTTGTAAAAGCGGTCGATCAGGCACAGATGATGGGATATCCCTGCCATGCGGGCATGGTGTTTTCCAGCGACCTGTTCTCCTCCTACAACGCCTTGGGGGAGGATAGTTGGAAGGCATGGGCACGGATGGGAGCCCTCGCCCAGGATATGGAAACCTATGCACTCTATGCGACGGCTGCGTGGACGCAGCGGCGTGCTCTCTCGATCCTGACCATGACCGACAGCTGTGTAACCGGTGAGGGGTTTGGTCCCGATATGCGAAGCAAAGGCCTGTATCCCATGATCGAAGTCGCCCTGCATGTTGCGCTGGAGGTGTAG
- a CDS encoding nitroreductase family protein encodes MDFLEAMQHRFACKVYDSRRVLEDSEIQKILEYGRLTPTSFGLELWSFHVVQGSQKKEALFHACFDQESVRTSAMTLAVLVRTSAFANPDGDLVHSRGKRFPDPLSVFIDDYRPYYDFLRSEGRLDCWLKSQGYLAIANMMTGAAAMGIQSCAIEGFDEKKVLRVLDVSSDQWQVSLLATFGYPAEEERPKIRQSLDSLVTYH; translated from the coding sequence ATGGATTTTCTTGAGGCCATGCAACATCGGTTTGCCTGCAAGGTATACGACAGCCGGCGAGTGCTTGAAGACAGCGAGATCCAAAAGATTCTCGAATACGGAAGGCTCACTCCCACTTCCTTCGGTCTTGAGCTCTGGTCTTTTCATGTCGTACAAGGCTCACAGAAAAAAGAGGCTTTGTTTCATGCCTGTTTTGACCAAGAGTCGGTCAGGACCAGCGCGATGACGCTAGCCGTCTTGGTTCGCACCTCAGCGTTTGCCAATCCTGATGGGGATCTGGTACACAGCCGCGGCAAGCGCTTTCCCGATCCATTGTCGGTGTTCATCGATGACTACCGCCCTTATTACGATTTTCTCAGGTCGGAAGGCAGGCTCGATTGCTGGCTGAAAAGCCAAGGGTATCTGGCTATTGCAAACATGATGACCGGAGCCGCCGCCATGGGTATCCAAAGCTGCGCGATTGAAGGCTTCGATGAGAAGAAGGTGCTCAGGGTCCTGGATGTCAGTTCCGATCAATGGCAGGTCTCCCTGCTTGCAACCTTCGGCTATCCTGCTGAAGAGGAGCGGCCGAAGATTCGCCAGAGTCTGGACAGCCTGGTAACGTACCACTGA